The window CATGACTATTGCTATAGGCAAAGTAGCCTGTACTTGTGGAAACACTAGCGCCTTCTGAGTTGGTAATACGCGCATCCACACCTAGCGCAGCAGCTTCACATTCTTTTGCAATAACGATAGCTTCTTCTACTGAGATATTCCAAGGATGATGCAAGTCTAAGTCCAGAGCCTCTTTCGCCATTAAATTCGGGTCAGCTAAACCACAAAACTCATCTTTTGCTGTGTACTTAGCGATATTGCAGGCGGCGGCTACTGTATCTTTAATCGCTAACGGGCTTAAATCTGAAGTGCTGGCATGGCCTTTTTGCTGGCCAAAATATACCGTAACGGACATGCCTTTATCGCGGTTGTATTCAATGTTTTCAACCTCGTTCAAGCGCACCGAAACGTTTTGACCGATGCTTAAACTCAGCTCTGCCTCTGCCGAGCTTGCCCCTAAATCTTTTGCAACTCTAAGCACGTCTCTCGACATTTGCTTAATTTCATCTAAAGAATAACTAAATCCAGAATCTGCCATAACTCTTCTACTATAAAAATACGCACAAAATACTAAAGGAATGTCTATCAACATCTAGGCTGTTATAATACCGCACTATGAAACCTCAAATATCAGCAAAACCTAAAAAGACCGCTAAAGACCGCGAATTAGACAATGAATTCAATAAGCAAGTTGAATCAGACGTTGACGAGCCTATTAGCAAAACCAAACTTAAAGCTGAAGCTGACGCACAGCAAGCGCTTGGCGTTAGGTTATCTGAGTTGCCTAAAGACAAACTGCTTAAGTTAGACTTACCTGATGCGGTAACAACAGCTGTGCTTGATACTAAAAAAATAACGGCAAATGGCGCCATTAGACGCCATCGCCAATATTTAGGTAGATTGATGCGAGAGCTAGATAACGCACCAATTCTTGAACAGTTAGCACGCTGGGATGGTAAACACACTGCCGAAAATGCTTATTTTCATGGTTTAGAGCGCTGGCGTGATCGTATGATTGCTGACAGCAATGTGCTTTCTGAGTTTATGGCGCTACACCCAAAAACAGATAGCCAGCAATTGCGTACCTTGATTCGCAATGCGCAAAAAGAACTTGAGGCTAATAAACCGCCTAAGAGCAGTCGTGAGATTTTTAAACTGCTACGTGAAATCACTCAAGAATCTCAAGACAATAGCGATGCCGAGGCTGGCTATACACCTACAGATGAGTTAAATCCTGATAATTAAGCTGTCATCGCTAGCCAATCCATTAACAAAACAAAAAATTAGCTAATCAATATGGAACACTCGCCCGCTATTCTGCACGCCAAAGAGTTACTGTTTTTACTAGGCATGATATTAGGCGTTGGTATGTTGACTGGCTTTATCGCGCGCTTGTTAAAAGTGCCAGATGTTGTGATGTTTTTATTGGCTGGGATGGCCTTAGGTAGCGCTGGACTTGGCATTATTGATGTAAAAGTAGATTCGACACTTAACCAGTTGCTACTCATTTTTGGCTCTTGTTACATTCTTTTTGATGGTGGCGCGAGTGTACGCTTAAATGTACTTAAAGGCGTGTGGCCAACCTTAGTCTCTCTCTCCACATTCGGTGTGCTTATCAGCGCGGTAGTCACAGCATTTGCCGCACAGTATTTTCTACACTTACCTTTCATATTTGCCATGTTACTTGGCGCTGTTATTGCTTCTACAGACCCCGCAACGTTGGTACCAGTATTTCGTCAAGTAAAAATTCGTGCAAAAGTGGCACAAACTGTAATGAGCGAATCAGCTTTTAACGATGCCATGGGGGCGATACTCACCTTTGCCGTATTAGGCGTTGCGGTTTCTGGCGGTAGCTTTTCAATTAGCCAGAATTTACTGTCGTTATTACAACAGTCATTGCTAGGTGTGTTAGGCGGTGCTATTTTGGGTTATTTAGCAGCTATGTTTATTGCCCATGAAAAATATAGTTTTCTAGCAGAGTATGCGCCGATTGTGACCATCATGTCCGTCGCAGCCGCCTATTTAAGCGTAGATAATCTACACGCCAGCGGCTTTATGGCGGTATTTGTATTTGGCATGGTATTAGGTAATAAAGATTTACTCGGCTTTAAAATGGAAGAAAACGAAGAAAGCAAACTTGAGGATTTTATACTCACCACATCACTCATTATGCGAATTTTTATTTTCGTATTGCTAGGCTCGCAAGTGAACTTTGCATTACTTCAACAATATTTTTGGCCTGCATTAGCGGTAGTTATTGTATTCATGTTAGTTGCTCGACCACTCGCTGTATTTGCTTGCGCTTTACCTGATAGACGCGCCAAATGGACGGCTCAAGAGTTGCTGTTTATGTGCTGGACACGTGAAACTGGCGTAATACCTGGCGCATTGGCGGGCATACTTGTGGGTATGAAAGTGCAATATAGTGATGTGATTGCCTCAGTGACTTTTATGGCAATTTTATTGACGATTTTATTGCAAGCCACAACTACTAAGTGGCTTGCGGCTAAGCTAGATTTGTTAGAAGAATAAATCTAGCTTTACTTTGAATGTGCGATTGCTATTTTCGTGAGTTCAAAGCAACCGTAGTTTTAACATCTTCATCGCCATGGCGAAATGCGACTTCTACTGCTTGACCTTGATAGCGCTTAACCGCCGCAAATAAATCATCAGCTACTTCAAGCGTGACATCCCCTATTTTAAGCAAGGTATCACCAGTAACAATACTTGCTTTAGC is drawn from Methylotenera versatilis 301 and contains these coding sequences:
- the yjgA gene encoding ribosome biogenesis factor YjgA, whose protein sequence is MKPQISAKPKKTAKDRELDNEFNKQVESDVDEPISKTKLKAEADAQQALGVRLSELPKDKLLKLDLPDAVTTAVLDTKKITANGAIRRHRQYLGRLMRELDNAPILEQLARWDGKHTAENAYFHGLERWRDRMIADSNVLSEFMALHPKTDSQQLRTLIRNAQKELEANKPPKSSREIFKLLREITQESQDNSDAEAGYTPTDELNPDN
- a CDS encoding cation:proton antiporter: MEHSPAILHAKELLFLLGMILGVGMLTGFIARLLKVPDVVMFLLAGMALGSAGLGIIDVKVDSTLNQLLLIFGSCYILFDGGASVRLNVLKGVWPTLVSLSTFGVLISAVVTAFAAQYFLHLPFIFAMLLGAVIASTDPATLVPVFRQVKIRAKVAQTVMSESAFNDAMGAILTFAVLGVAVSGGSFSISQNLLSLLQQSLLGVLGGAILGYLAAMFIAHEKYSFLAEYAPIVTIMSVAAAYLSVDNLHASGFMAVFVFGMVLGNKDLLGFKMEENEESKLEDFILTTSLIMRIFIFVLLGSQVNFALLQQYFWPALAVVIVFMLVARPLAVFACALPDRRAKWTAQELLFMCWTRETGVIPGALAGILVGMKVQYSDVIASVTFMAILLTILLQATTTKWLAAKLDLLEE